The DNA segment AACAAACTTactccaattctttttttttaaatgtattcaaTTATGCACTAGTTGTCCAACAAACTTactccaattctttttttttttttaaatattcaattatGCACTAGTTGTCCAACAAACTTactccaattctttttttttttaatgtgttcagTTATGCGTTAGTTGTCTAAGAAACGTACTCCAACATTTAGAATtcaatattaaagtatatattcaTCCGAATTTAAAGATATCTAAAAATACATCGAACACGATATATGTATTTGCAAACTTTGCTTTTTCGCACCTCTTGCAGACAGCTACAATTATGGATACATTGAAATGAGATTCCGCAACCCGGCACAATTCTACGCGATCATAATTACGGTCGAATGCGGAAATTGGGCCAGGGAAACTGCGTGGAGAAATATGACAAATCATTTTaccggaaaaaaaaagaaagaaaggacgcTCGTAATTAAATGTAATGACAACGAAAGCGGAAAACTCGAAAAGCGGAAGAATACAAACACGCACAATGAGGGGAGGAATGAGTATGGCGTGAGAAAAATGGGTAAGCATTACGAGGGCGTCGACTACGAGTCAACAGGCAAATCAAGGTTTTCTCCTAGGGCGCTCCCCATGACCAGGCAGGCAGAACGCAGTCTGTCGCTGTGTTACAATTTAGACTTGATATACGTCATCGCCCCCAACACCCACCTACCAGGAGTTTTTCATAAGACTTGTTGAAAGAATTGATAACtgtaatttattctgaaaacGAACACTcactctttatatttatatatatatatatatatatatatatatatatatatatatatatatatatatatatcaccaggtTATGTAGTTTGAAGACTTTTTGCTGTTACCTGGATAACTGGCAGGTAAACACTTGAAAACTTGCTGATACCTGGACTGTCCACTCTTATCTCAAGGGAAAGGGCCTATatgttggtagaagcagcaacctcagaattcatagaagtctgtggcgagggttcaatccccacacccgaccggtcagagaaggcggacactttgccaTCCGTGtggacaccccgggattacgtatgtaatcaacggataggtttgctgaaagcaaatgggtgttacagactaatgcacacataaacaaagccactccaacatcttctaaaaacataacagacacctcacacacgtctcgaactgtcgacccgcccgcccagttctcctcgctgctgggagaaagggagctgggggtttggtataatacacatacacattcgttaccggggtctaagcgatgtcaggcagggcagccgatcgaggctacggcctaccccaccgccaaagcaaagtccttcaaaagaaggcatcgtgcttaccccatataaaaatgggaaaaaaccacgttgaaaacgaagaagatatatatatatatatatatatatatatatatatatatatatatatatatatatatatatatatatatatatatatatatatatatatatatatgtatatatatatatacatatatgtatatatataaatatgtataatgtatgtatatatatatatatatatatatatatatatatatatatatatataaatgtacattataaacatgtatgtatctgtgttgcTCCTTTGCATACTTTTGTTCAATATATAAATCTGCTCTGTCTTATAACTCAGCCACAatgaaatcaatataaaaatatgtaagggagagagagagagagagagagagagagagagagagagagagagagcttcaaggCCCGTAGAGCTACGAGGAAATCAAGTTTACTGTATCACTGGAGTGACAGATTCCATATCATTCAAGTGAAAGGTTACGCGCAGATTTGTCATTACAATCAGGGAGAAAAGTTCTAGTCATCTTCCGGCGGGTGCGCACgcatcactgattttttttttttttttttttatctttccaagtTTCTGACATTCCTTGGATTTTATTGATTAGGAAGGAATTTATTTTGCGAGGGTGCTAAAACGAAACCCATAGTGATTTGTTAGATAGATAATGATTTTGAGTAGTATACATATGAATTGTATTCTTTGTGGAATTTTTCCATTCATGTATACATaagattacataaatatatttagaacTTATATtcgtatgcatgcatatacatatatatgtgtatgtgtgtgtgcatgtgtatgtatgtaatatatatatatatatatatatatatatatatatatatatatatatatatatatatatatatatatatatatatatattgtatgtataataatatatatatatacatatataggtgtgtgtttaTGGATagattggtgtgtgtgtttgtgtgcattcatttgtttatatatgtgtaagtacGTGTGGATGATAAAAATAGAAGATACTGTATTAGAGACGAGATGGCTTCGTACAAAACGCGACAATTATTATTAAGAGATTCGAAAGTGTAAATCACCTGGGCGTATCTGTTACGGCTAATTGACAAGAGAGTTGGGTCTTCGGTCTTCGTGAGCTCGCGAAATGCCAAATTATCAGTCACCATAAATCGACAGGCTCTGGGAAATACGATCTTCCATTAACACGTTCGGAACGTATACTTTCATCCACTTCGcttctaagagagagaggttgcttaTGGAGATGAATTTtaacataagaaatatttatctattctttGCGTATTTTCTCTTTATCAGTAAGGATCAAATTATCGTTAGTTTAGATTTAGAACCTGACTTTAGGACATTTTTAAATGAGTCTGTCGTCAAATTGTACCTAATAGCGGCGTGCTGCTAATATTGGCCTTCCTGTTTAGTATCCACATTAGTTATCTATAATCAAACATTgacattttttcattccttgcgcataaggttttattttgcatcatttcttgcgaaatatatgaaaaaaaaatcttcaaaaaatatgataactgataaataatctATTTTAGCTTAATCTTGGTAAAGTGTTATAATGAATATTAGAAGACATTCTAAAAGCCAGTGTCTTTCAAAGTCAGACAGGCCTAGAAAGTCAGTTGCGTCTTGCTTTGAAAAGGACAAATCACAGCCAGAGGCATGATAAGTGTCAATCAGTAGCTTGGTCTCCTGATAAATAACCTGTTTTAGCTTAATTTTGGTACAGCGTAATAATGAATATTAGAAGCCAGTCTAAAAGTCAGTGTCTTTCAAAGTCAGACAGGCCCAGAAAGTCAGTTGCGTCTTGCTTTGAAAAGGACAAATCACAAGCAGAGGCATGATCAATGCCAATCAATAGCTTGGTCTccttttagttcttcattggaggggtgggtagagttttcggctagcaagctgttggcccagcgttcgactctccgagcggccaatgaagaattagaggaatttatttctggtgatagaaattcatttctcgtcatgatgtggttcgcattccttaataagctgtaggtcccgttgctaggtaaccagttggttcttagagaCATAATCTAATCcctcggaccagccctaggagggctgttaaccagctcagtggtctgatgaaagtaagatatacttaacttttctcgttacaaaaaagaaaaaaaacatcattatcaTCTCACCTGATGACGAAATCCTTCCCCTTGAAGCTCTTGGAGTAAGCGCCCATCTCGCAGATGGTCCTCTGGAGGCACTGCTCGCTCTCGAAGGCGTTGAGGTAGATGTAGAAGACCCTCTCGATCTCGGTGTGGAGCTGATCCATGAGGTCGGGCTCGTCGGTGAGGCTCCTGCCGTTCCCGGTGAGGGTGAACGTGAGTGAGGACAGGAGCAGGAGAAGACCTCCCAGGATCAGCAGGGGGAGGATGATGGCGGTGAAGATGTCGAAGGGCGCCTCTGCTGTGTCCGTGCTGCCGTACTCCTCGAcggggtagtagtagtagtagaggttTCCCTGGGATCCCGTGTCGTAGGTCTGAGCTGCTGGCGCAGGGGCGGCGGCGTACGAGGAGGAGGTGTCCCGTGCTTCCGCCACGGCGCCTTCCCTCTTGTCGACGGGAGTCGCGCAGGCGAAGCCGACGAAGGCCACGAAGAGCAGTTTGTAGATCATCTGGAAAGGGGAAAGAATGATCTAGTAAACTGTGGGTTCGCATCGATCGAGCATCAAAATCAGACGTCATAATGTTCATTTCATAaagcttcaaataaaaaaaaaatctcgagaaGTCTCAATATGAGGAGTCATGTGCGTTTCATGAAGCATGAAATGCATCATGTTATTTTCTCCTAATAAAGTCTCAAAAAATGGATCATTTGCATTTGCAAAGTTTCAAGATGAAAAAACCAATTTGCATTTCATTAAGCATTAGAATTAAAAACAAgtcatttgtatttcatttgctgATTAAATTCAGTTGTATgtaacacgcgcacacacacatataattatatacatatatatatactgtatatatatatatacatatatatatataaatgtatacatatatataaacagagacagGGTAATATTTCAGTCAATCTTTTCATTTAGTGTTATAGAAATGAGTTGTTTTATAACtgcatattataaaaaataagctCGTAAGTGGACTCACagacagcaacagcaacaacaacaattattattattattattattattattattattattatgagaaaattcTAATAGCTATGATagcatataataattataataggcATGATaggatataataattataatatgtatGACAGGATATTCCCAAGTTCCTCTTGATTGGCATCATAGTTATAGGAAgtgaaaacttcacaaaaaatattgaagtaataAAGAAGGGAAATATACTAAGTATTTTCATGATTCCTATTAACCGTCGTGTTAATAttcaattactgaaaataaaattcttgtttaAATATTAGATATTGTTGTTTTCAAAGGCTAGTTATGCATAGTATGTTAAAATTTCTCACGAAAACAAACACTGCCACAGTCACCAACAATTAGTATTATTTGGTCCGGCCCAGATCGACAGAGAACACTAAAACGGTCTGCACGCGCGAAGCTTCCAGTAAGACTGATGGTTTGTTCATGATGGAACTACATATATACCACCGCCGAGGCAGTCGCCTTCAGGAGACGCTGTGCGAAATTTTTTAGAGGAGGATGTTTGGCGAGGCCAAGATGGATggtttgagggggggggggatggttaCTGGAGGAAACTGTATATTTTCCTCTTCCAGAAGTCGTCAAGCTCAGGCATCAGACTGCCTCCAGGAAGACTTCGAGCATAACAAGGTGGTCCGGAATTTTCTAGACCACcctattatgatatttttttttttaaaggttttattttctccTGTTCGTGGTATCACCTGCTTTCTCCACCATATAGGAAATCCATTTGGTCCGAGAGATTTCGCGCGATGGATTGTGGTCGCAGGAAAGTTTTCCTACGAAGGGAATTGCTTTCAGAAGCGCGTCATCTGGATGGAGAAAACCAGGCAGATTTCCAGGTTTCCAGAAATGTCATCTCGACTTCCCAcggcacagaaagagagagagagagagagagagagagaagagaagctgGGAACATTTGTCACGTAGGTATTTCTGATTATAAaggtaaagtttctctctctctctctccattgagaATTGTCGTGACTTACGATGTGCTCTTTTATTCGTCCTACATTGATTTTACCGATACAGGAAAGCTCGCACATTTTTTTCTCGTTCGTTTATCACCTTCGCATGTTTTTCCAATTTCTGTACTTTACAtctttttatattcagtatatcTTATTCTTTGGTTATGCTTATGTTTCAGCGTTTCTATATCCTTTCATAATTTACGCATAATTCCGCATTAACACTTGGGAAGGctcttaaaaaaaaggaaatatctatatatttgacTTTCCGAATAACACCATTTTTGTACTTATCCTTTACCTGCCGAGGGCCTTGTCTTTAAACTTCTTTTCGAAATGTACACAATTCCGCATTAACGGTTGGGGAGGctcttaagaaaaaaagaatatatatatatatatatatatatatatatatatatatatatatatatatatatatatatatatatatatatatatatatatatatatatatatttgtatgtatgtatatatatattatatgtctttaACATAGGAAAAGAGTAGGGTCTTTTTGTGCGACAAGTTGGCCACAGCGGAAATGAAAGGTCGAGGGGGAACTCACGAAGCATTACCTAATCTCCCTGACCCGGGCCAGAATCCGATAATTCGAGTCACACACAAATGATCACAACTAGGTAGTCATTTTGATCCGGACAGTAATCTAATGATTGTTACTATTTGGATCGTCACGTGGAATGAGGGTGACCTAGTCAGGGACTTCCCGTTTTTCAGTTGTATTAATCGGTGTACAATTTGATCACTCACAACAGTCAGCAAATACCCAGGTACAAATTTCAGCTAGGAGACCAgctagagacaaaaaaaaaagcgataaagACTTTTCCTTATCGCGTATTGCCCTGTGCGTTTGACTGTGTTTGTTCTACTTGCAAATGTGGTTTATAATGATGGAATTTTTAGCGATAGGtattagttaaatatatattatatatatatatatatatatatatatatatatatatatatatatatatatatatatttatatatatatatatatatatataaattatatacacatatatatgtatttatttatatatatatctttatatatatatatatatttatatatatatacatatatatatatatatgtatttatatatatatataccaattaacATGCCATTCGATATATTTAACATACATGCGTGTTATTCATGAAtaggaaaaattatgaatacatgcacacacatacaaacaaatatacaacgcATACATCGCCAGTATGACTACGCAAGATGAGACTGTCATTTTTAACCTGCTCTGATtcatggaagagaaagaagaagaagaagatgacgagGAAAAACATCTTCATACGTTCCTTCTGCCGGAACTAATGATTTTCCTCCCCCCAAAAGCATCTCGTGAAATGTGGGCCGCGTGGAATgattcttcacatattcttctCTTCATTCATTCAGCCATTTTGGATGATGAATGCGTCTCTGATAGGGAGAGGAATGTTAATTTTAGACTATGCATAGTAATCATGAAATTTGTTCGTAGTTATTTTTTGCCATAACTCATTCGTGGTCGCTTTACGTCCCTACTTTGCAGGCAAGCCTTGATGGAAGACGAATTCAAGAAAATTTTGGACTTCGAATCAAATATCCTTCTCACCCATTTTGTATCGTTGCGTCtgtgatagatctattttcagtaattttaaattGTCGATGCTGGTTCAATATGAAGTGACACTGCAAAATTGTCTAGCTAGGCCGTGTAAGATGAGACGTTTCGTTCTAAGCTGTAATCATATCTGCATTGATTCTGTCACAGCCTGGTGCTTCCCGTCTCCTAAATTTCTGAATTGTCGATTCTACCTCAAAGACTATGAATCGTTCATTTCTAAACTCGGCCCCCAGTCATCTTTTGCTATATCAATCAAAATATCCCACATATCTCTCATTCATGACCTTACAAAAATACTCAACCTAACGTTTCCTTGCGTCTTCTTCTCCCTCCATTTGACAGGTATTTTATACGGTTGTTCCCCACCCATGAATGTTCCATTAGTAATTCTTATGCGGGCTACCCTATCACTGATGCCGCTCTCTGAATATATGGCCTTGTCAGCATCATCCACCTGTTACTCCAGATATTCTCTCGTATACCGTCTTCGCTTCATTTAACTTCAATCTCTTGACTTGAGAATTTAGTACGTTCGACTTTGCGACCTCCATCGCCcagaatttttatattacaaGTACGTGTTGCTTTTACCTGCTCTTTACTATATCCCAGGTCTCATCCGATACCCAGCAGACTGGTGTTAGTCCAGTCCTCAGTGGCTGTTTGTAAACGCTTCTCGATGTTCACCTTCAAGAACCTTTGTTATAAAGCATGAATACTCTGCCAACTTTTTTTGTCGGATggttttaatttcagctttattGTGGCAATGACACGCTGGTGACCGCAGTCAACATCTGCTTTGTTGCTCCTGTCATTCctcatcgttctctctctctctctctctctctctctctctctctctctctctctctctctctctctctctctctcgattaatgATTATGTTATCTATTAGGTTGCTATGACTCTCATCTAGAGATGTCCAAGTATTTATGTATGGCCTTGCTGattttgttactaattttaaatacaaagcctactacataataataataataataataataataataataataataataataataatgataataacagaggAAAAGCAACACGTAACGGTGTTTCAAACGAGAAGTAACGTCCTCTGGAAACAGCTCTGAAATTGCCAGCTAAACCACAGAGGACCAGTAAGAGCCATAAAAACCGAGGGCCCCCTTCCATAAAGAAGATACTAGCCTCTCCTCACGTTATGATTCCGTTGACACATCAGGTTCTCCTTCGCCGAAGGGACCACCACATGGTTACATAATTTATAGGGGAAAAAACATGCAAATCGCTCTTGCTCTGGACTGAAAAAGAATGCACCAGGCCCTCCCGTGGACAGATTATCTTTTGGCTTAATTTAAGAAGTTATTGCGCAGTTACAAAATGCACatggaaaataaatcttttttacaTGCTGCTTTGAAAAGGAATTAATCAGACTATTCCATGTGAATACAGTCTTTCTATAGTCAAGCAAGCCACTGTAACGTTCCAGAAAAAGAATACGTCAGATTTTCCCGGGGACTTCCCATCGCTtgttctgccaaaaaaaaaaaaaaaaaactacagttacAGAATCTACAAGAagagatttgttatttttttccctaaTTTAGAATGAAACGTAGCAGAGGGACTTTTTCTAAAGACGTCTGTATGCTCTAACGGGTCACTATAGACCATTCTCGTCTTACAAACAGACGTGAATTACACGCCATAATTCTTGGCTTTGATCGTCATTAAAAACTGAATTATTGACAGTTCATTTATTGATCAATGTCTAATTAAACGGGCATTACTGGTGAATTCTCAGTACTTGAAAACATACTCCGCACCAGTGTCTGTTCAACAAAATCAAAAGTGGTATTTGTTGGTTGATTAATTCTGTCCAGTTTAACtggtaattttgtttaaataatgtaaCTGTCTCCTTATACAAAAAGGGTAAAAAGTTATCGGGCATATGGCAATCTTACTTTGATAGTATAGGCCTGTCAGACTCTAGTATTTGGTCATAAATATAGCCTCGTTTTGGCACGTAAGTGGCTTATCTACTTTTCCTTTCTCAAcagtgaacaaaatgataaacgTGACAATTATCTGGAGTCGTAATTCCCTCTCAATATAACAGGATGttaaattaagtgaaaattatgtaaatttgtcTCGTAATATTCTTTTTTGTGTGCGTTTCCTGTAAtgtaatatgtactgtacttcGCCTCGCATCGATGCATCATGTTTTCCAAGAGCTCCTTATTCGATTAGTGGATCAGTTATGCAAACAAGTATGTAAGTTACGAAATTTGGCTCGTCACAAAGTAAAAGAAACGTCAGGGAGGTCTCGTATTCCCCCGTGTTTCCCCATCATTATTCCTTCGCGCCTCAAAAATAACGAATGAATACAGACATGACGCAAGTAATTACAAACGCACATGAACTGGATCCCGAGAGATACATAACGGCGCCTCGTGAACCAAGACTCCGTACCGAGAGCCACCTAGCGTTTTTGAGGCACTGTTAGAGAAGCAACAGGTGGACGGCGAGGACGATGACAGAAGGTGAGACGCAGACGAGGCGGCCTTCGCCATGCGCTAGTTTGATTGGGCTCGGCTCCTCGCTCTGTCTGATTTTGTTTCCATACTAAAACGGACATTGGGATTTGAATGAACCTAAAATGCCTATTTATATCTTTGTAGGATGGAGGAGAAAGACCTTTGCCATTGAATGATCCCTTACATTGCAATAAATTGACGTATTTCCTGAAATAACCTAAAcccatgtattttttattttggttccttactaAAACGGACATTGAGACTTGAATGACCCTAAAATGCCTATTTATATCTGTAGGATGGAGGAGAAAGACCTTTGCCATTGAATGATCCCTTACATTTCAATAAATTGACGTAGTTTCTGAAATAACCTAAACCcctgtaattttgattttgtttccatACTAAAACGGACATTGAGACTTGAATGAACCCAAAATGCCTATTTATATCTTTGTAGGATGGAGGATGGAGGAGAAGACCTTTGCCATTGAATGATCCATTGCAATAAATTGACGTATTTCTGAAATAACCTAAAcccatgtattttttattttggttccttactaAAAGGGACATTGAGATTTGAATGAACCTAAAATGCCTATTTATATCTGTAGGATGGAGGAGAAATACCTTTGCCATTGAATGATCCCTTACATTTCAATATATTGACATAGATTATGAAATAACCTAAAGCCCTGTAATTTTTTTGCtctcattttacaaaaaataagaatctAGAGTTTATCTGAAGAGCAGCTTCAACAGATTCCTGAAAAAGAAGACTGAAGTTTTATAACTTCTGGTGAAGGAGATGTGTGAAGGTTTTGCAGGTCTTATAGAACATAAACTCACTCAAAAAGTATACGAATAATATGATCTAGTGACTTTTCAGTTTAAGTATGCAGCTTTGGTTATCAGTTGATCTTACGAGtgtaattaaagagaaaaatgtacaagaatGAAAGTAGTGACAATTACTAGTAATCAAAAAATTTCAGGCGTTTTTCATTGTGTTACATTACATAAGCAGAGTTGAATGCTTCTCAAGTGCTGGATATTTATTCTAATTTGTAAATGATACGGTTGTGTCCTTTAAACGCATAGAACCTAACTAGGACTCTGACCTCTACACTTTGTACATAGAGTGTAGAGAACCATTGTGCAGCTTGTTTGAATTAACAGAAACTATGTCCATCAGGCTCCACAGAATAAACAGACCTCTTAGACAAAACGACCAATGAGCTATTCGTAAATTGCGATAAGAAAAGGATGAAAGGGATGAAGAAAACTGATAATGGATATAAATGTTcctaactcaaaaaaaaaaaaaaaatgacatgaacAAAAACGCGTCAATTTATTAAGAAGTTTTCGGCAAACGCACAATACCAGAACTCCCAAGGACGCGGAAAGGATAATTGCGTCGCGAGCGTTTAAATCTCCAGCTAAAATTTCAGGTTCTCATCTTCGCAAAAGTCTTTACTTCGCTGCgatttaagattaataaaatttctGTTCAAAGCAGGTAATAACGGAACAATTATTCAGGTAAAATTATTTCTGGCAAATAATACATGCTCGTTTTAGAGACCGAACGAGGACTGACAATTAAATGTACAACATAAGAAAAGATATAGTTACTGAACTTTTGAATTAAGATTGAACATTTGCCACGTGTTCTGGATACAAGTAGATCAATGCAAACGGATGGGTCTTAGCGTACTTAGCGTTTGACGGTCGAGGAAAAgcgtaccaaatcatttatcaacAAACAGTTACGCAAGGAATCTTTCCTTGGGAACGATAACCAACGTAATCACAAATCGTTTCCCGTCGTCACGACGCCAGTGAA comes from the Macrobrachium rosenbergii isolate ZJJX-2024 chromosome 3, ASM4041242v1, whole genome shotgun sequence genome and includes:
- the LOC136827596 gene encoding uncharacterized protein is translated as MIYKLLFVAFVGFACATPVDKREGAVAEARDTSSSYAAAPAPAAQTYDTGSQGNLYYYYYPVEEYGSTDTAEAPFDIFTAIILPLLILGGLLLLLSSLTFTLTGNGRSLTDEPDLMDQLHTEIERVFYIYLNAFESEQCLQRTICEMGAYSKSFKGKDFVISMIEPLVPEGMKGNLAIFKKAATSGYETGKCKKFRCVAPKLL